A region from the Lysobacter antibioticus genome encodes:
- a CDS encoding methyltransferase domain-containing protein produces the protein MTSNYVHGYHPREHARLQDQAGTLADLLHADTVYPPGSRVLEVGCGVGAQTLTLARRSPRTRFTSIDRSAESVDEARRRADAAGLDNVEFLQADLFELPFADGSFDHVFVCFVLEHLARPLAALALLDRVLKPGGTITVIEGDHGTICFHPDSAAARATIDCQVELQRRAGGNALIGRSLYPLLVAVGFDRVAVSPRMVYADAGRPALVDGFTDKTFCAMVEGVRDAAIAAGLSTPAAFDAGLADLRRTTRADGTFCYSFFKGVAEKWRRS, from the coding sequence ATGACTTCCAACTACGTCCACGGTTATCACCCGCGCGAACACGCACGCCTGCAGGATCAGGCCGGCACCCTCGCCGACCTGCTGCACGCCGATACCGTTTATCCACCCGGCAGCCGCGTGCTCGAAGTCGGCTGCGGCGTCGGCGCCCAGACCCTGACCCTGGCCCGGCGCAGCCCGAGAACGCGGTTCACCTCGATCGACCGTTCCGCCGAGTCGGTCGACGAAGCGCGCCGACGCGCCGACGCGGCTGGCCTCGACAACGTCGAGTTTCTGCAGGCCGATCTGTTCGAGCTGCCGTTCGCGGACGGCAGTTTCGATCACGTATTCGTCTGCTTCGTCCTCGAACACCTGGCGCGCCCGCTCGCGGCCCTGGCCTTGCTAGACCGCGTGCTCAAGCCCGGCGGCACGATTACCGTGATCGAAGGCGACCACGGCACGATCTGTTTCCACCCCGACAGCGCCGCCGCGCGCGCGACGATCGATTGCCAGGTCGAACTGCAACGCCGTGCCGGCGGCAACGCCCTGATCGGCCGCAGCCTGTATCCGCTGCTGGTCGCGGTCGGCTTCGACCGGGTCGCGGTGTCGCCGCGCATGGTCTATGCCGATGCGGGCCGTCCCGCCCTCGTCGATGGGTTCACCGACAAGACTTTCTGCGCGATGGTCGAAGGCGTGCGCGATGCCGCGATCGCGGCCGGGCTGAGCACGCCGGCCGCGTTCGACGCCGGCCTCGCCGACCTGCGCCGCACCACCCGCGCCGACGGCACCTTCTGCTACAGCTTCTTCAAGGGCGTGGCGGAGAAATGGCGGCGCAGTTGA
- a CDS encoding AraC family transcriptional regulator, whose protein sequence is MPAAPDHRCRVTASPWAGLYGTQIDSAREFGRHWHATYGLGLLERGAQSSASGRGQVDARAGDLITTNPGEVHDGRPLGGARRWRMLYLDPQLMHSMSVPCVAPSLASAGSLELVRPVIRDARLQGLLMRLFAGLDRWNQGQAHDDDGLACEEALVRVCAQLLERHSTQAPALAVSADLAQVRERLADDPQQAPSLDELAAPFGLTKYQLLRRFQRAYGLPPHAWLVQQRVERARDLIRRGRSLTDAAADSGFADQSHMTRAFARQFGFTPGAWQRAASARRPRNDGAAPPQ, encoded by the coding sequence AGTTCGGCCGCCATTGGCATGCGACCTACGGCCTCGGCCTGCTCGAACGCGGCGCGCAGAGCTCGGCGAGCGGACGCGGCCAAGTCGATGCCCGCGCCGGCGACCTGATCACGACCAACCCCGGCGAGGTGCACGACGGCCGCCCGCTCGGCGGCGCGCGGCGCTGGCGCATGCTCTACCTCGACCCCCAGCTGATGCATTCGATGAGCGTGCCCTGCGTTGCGCCGTCGCTGGCGTCGGCGGGTTCGCTGGAACTGGTCCGCCCGGTCATCCGCGACGCCCGATTGCAGGGCTTGCTGATGCGCTTGTTCGCCGGTCTCGACCGCTGGAACCAGGGCCAGGCCCACGACGACGACGGCCTGGCCTGCGAAGAAGCCCTGGTGCGGGTCTGCGCACAACTGCTCGAACGTCACAGCACCCAGGCGCCGGCGCTGGCGGTGTCGGCCGACCTCGCCCAGGTGCGCGAACGGCTCGCCGACGACCCGCAGCAGGCGCCGAGCCTGGACGAACTGGCGGCCCCGTTCGGGCTGACCAAGTACCAACTCCTGCGCCGCTTCCAGCGCGCCTATGGCCTGCCGCCGCATGCCTGGCTGGTCCAACAACGGGTCGAACGCGCCCGCGACCTGATCCGGCGCGGCCGCAGCCTGACCGATGCCGCGGCCGACAGCGGCTTCGCCGATCAAAGCCATATGACGCGTGCGTTCGCGCGCCAGTTCGGTTTCACCCCGGGCGCCTGGCAGCGGGCGGCATCGGCTCGCCGGCCGCGCAACGACGGCGCCGCACCGCCGCAATAA